In the genome of Streptomyces sp. Q6, the window AGGTGACTGGCCGACGGAGTCTCGGTGTGAGCGGGCCACGGTTCGTCGCCTGCTGCTCACCGCCCGTTGTGACCGTCCGGCAACGGTCGTGCGGATTTCATGTGTTTGAAAACGCCTCAGACGATCACACGCTTATGCAGTACTTATTTCTGCTGGTTGGAGGCGCAACGTGGGAATCATCGCGTGGATCATCATCGGGCTGCTGGCTGGGATCATCGCCAAGATGCTGCTGCCGGGCAAGGACCCGGGCGGCATCATCATCACCCTGCTCATCGGCGTCGCCGGCGGCCTCCTGGGCGGCTGGCTCGGAAAGGTCATCTTCGGAGTCGACTCGATCGACGGCTTCTTCGACCTCTCCACCTGGATAGCCGCCGTCGTCGGCTCCCTCATCCTCCTGATCCTCTACCGCGTGATCACCGGCAACCGCCGCCACGCCTGAACGTCGCCGCCCCAGGGCGGCACCCGCACGCAACGGCTCCGCCCTCTCGTGAGGGCGGAGCCGTTGACGCGTACGCGGGTCAGCGCAGCTTGTTGACCGCCGTCACCGTCGTCCGCTTGAAGCCGGCCACCGGAGCGTCGCGGTAGGAGCCCATCTGACCCCAGCGGACCACCGTCACGATGTTGCCGTCGCGCCCCACCGAGAACAGATTGATGTCGGACGCGCCCCACGTGGTCGTGGTGTGTACGCCATAGACGTAGGCGCCTTCCTCCACCGGAAGTCGGCCGTAGTACTTCTGCGTGGCGCTCACCTCCGGGTCCTGCTTCTCCACGGAGGCGGCACACCCGGCGAGGTCCTTGCGCAGCAACGCCGCGAAGTCCTTGGCGCGCTGCGCACTGCGCTCGACGACCGTCACCTGGAGAGCGGTGGCATCGAGGTCGGTGGAGTAAGCGCGGTGCAGGGAGATCGACGGCAGGGCTTCGCCCACGCACATCGGCAGCGGGTCAGGCTGTCCGGCCGTGACCGGCCCCGCGTACCACGGCGACGACGCGTGCGGCGGCAGCTGGGACGCGGACAGGAACCTCGGCGTGCCGGAGGCGACGGCGGCCGTCGCCGTCGTCGCTACGGCCGCCGTCGCGGCCACGACCGCGGTCAGTGCCCATGCGGCTCTGCGGGTGTGGGTGCGGATGCCCGTGTTCACCATCGTCGTATCCCCCTACTTGATCGGCCATGTCATGACATACGCCGGTTCAACTTGCTCTGTCTGTCCTGTACGACCCGTCACGCGCCGCAGC includes:
- a CDS encoding GlsB/YeaQ/YmgE family stress response membrane protein — its product is MGIIAWIIIGLLAGIIAKMLLPGKDPGGIIITLLIGVAGGLLGGWLGKVIFGVDSIDGFFDLSTWIAAVVGSLILLILYRVITGNRRHA